Part of the Methanomassiliicoccales archaeon genome, CCTTATCCAAGGTGTCACGGCACGCTACATTCGGTCGGCTGACTCCTGCTTGCAAAGCAGGGTGGCATCTGCCACGGCGGCCTACTCCATCGGGAGCGTTCCAATGCCTTTCCCGCAGACCGTTGCCAGTCCCGTGCCCGATGGAGCGATGAAGTTCTAGCCCAGAGCTTCAACCGTCTTTCTCTCCCAGGTGGAGAGTGCCTTACCCCTTGCGAGGTGTCTGGAAACTTCCTGGTACTATGCATGGTCGTCTGATGTTTAAACTTCATCGCCATTCATCCCACGATTGAAATCGAGGGTTTTCTGGCGACCCATCTTATAAATCGAAGAGGCGCAATGCCCGCACGGGAACGATGACATCCGCTGAAGATCCTCAGGCGCAGCCAAGACGCACTCGGACGAGAGGAACGATCGCAGTGGCCTGGCTCGGCCTGTTCCAAGGGTTTCTGCGTCTAGTGCTGGCATTCTCCGTGGCATCCGGGTTCGGGCCCGGACTAGATCGTCCAGTGTCCTCCGGAATCATGGACCTCATACTGATCATGTTCTTGGTCATCGGCGTGCTCGGAATCATCACCTCCATGGGCATCTGGATGATGAGGGCATGGGGATTCTGGGGAACGATGCTCCTGAGCGCAGGGACCATCGCCTTCGACATCTGGGCAGCGGTGGCAGTGCAATCGTCGGCGATCTTGGGGCTGGTGCTACCACTCTTCTTCATCGCTTACCTCTTTGCCAGGAGAGAGAAGTTTCTCGGTAGAGAGGGAAAATGATAGAAGAATATAGAAAAGGGGCTTGCGCCCCCATCCGTTTTTCTTATGTCGAGGTGGCGCCCATCATCCCGCCGATGAGGTTGAGCATGCCGATGACGACGGCGTAGATGCCTACCACCCAGACCACCGCTATGATGCCGTCCCCCGGGAAGGCGAAGAGCAGCACTCCCACGATAACGGAAAGCAAGCCTCCGATGAACAGGAGCATCTTGGAGTTCTTGCCGAAGATCCAGGCGATATTCTTGGGCAGGGTGACACCCACCAGGAGCTCAAGTATGCCGAAGATCAACATCCAGGCCGCCAGCAGGTAGACCATCACTACCAACGATGCCGAGGTCCAGAAGATGAAGAGCAGACCGATGGTCAAAGTGACCAATCCCTCGAGGAGCATGAGCAAGCGCCTATTCTGCGTGTCCTTGGCCAACAGGCCGCTAGCCAGCATGAATATGCTGGAGAACAGCAGGAGCAATCCGAATACATAGACCACCGCTTCCCCGGTCATCTTCGGCACCGCCAATGCGATGACGCCGAAGAGCACCGCTACGAAGCCGAACAGAATCCTCCAAGACCAATGCTTCATATGAATACATCCCTCGTCGTGCGGTCAAGCCGCGTCTGGAAATGATATGGGATGAGTATATAAAAAACATATGGCCGCAATCGAGGATACTTGCCTTTCCTGGTCGGAGCAGCGAAAGCCTTATTCCCTATCGCGGAATGCTATCGCTTGCCATGGCGACGGTCAGAGAGGCGGCGGAGAAGAGCAAGCGGGCTTCCTTCAGATTGCAGAGCGTTCCCCTAGAGAGGAGGAACGAGGCCCTGAGGGCGATAGCCAATGCCTTGCGGTCCGCGCGATCGAAGATCGTGGAAGCGAACCGGCAGGACCTCAAGGACGCTCAAGCCGCTGGACTGGCCAGTGCCCTGATTAAACGCCTGAGATACGACGCCGGGAAGGTGCAGGAGTCGATGCAGTCGCTTGCTTCCCTCGAAGAACAGGAGGACCCGATCGGCCGAGTGCTCTCGCGGACCGAATTGGACCGGGGATTGGTGCTGGAGAAGGTCTCCTGTCCCATAGGCGTCATCGGGGTGGTATTCGAATCCCGCCCCGATGCTCTGGTCCAGATCTCTTCCTTGTGCCTGAAGTCCGGGAACGCCGTCCTGCTGAAGGGCGGTTCCGAGGCTAGCCGCACCAATGAGGTTCTGACCAACTGCATGTCATCTGCCATACTCACAGTGGACAAGAGGTTCGAGGACGCGGTGCAACTGCTCTCCACCAGGGAGGAGTTCCGAGAACTGCTCAGGCACGACGACCTCATCGATCTGATCATTCCCAGGGGCTCGAACGAGCTCGTCCGCTCCATCCAATCCTCGACCAAGATACCGGTCCTGGGACATGCGGCTGGCATCTGCCACACCTACGTGGACGAGGACGCGGAACTGGAAATGGCCATGCGAATCTGCTACGATGCCAAGGTGCAGTATCCGGCGGTCTGCAACGCCATGGAAACGCTCCTGGTGCACAAGGACATTGCCATATCCTTCCTGCCAAAGATGGCGGCCAGATATGAGGAGGCCGGGGTCGAGCTGCGCGGTGATGATGCCACCCTGGCCATAATCGATGAGAAGCCGGCGTCCGAGGAGGACTGGTCCGCAGAGTACAACGACCTAATCCTGAGCGTGAAGGTGGTGAGCTCGCTGGAAGCGGCGGTGGACCACATCAATCGGTACGGCTCGCATCATACGGACGCCATAATCACCTCCAATGAAGGCAAGGCGCGCAAGTTCATGCAGGAGGTCGATTCCTCTTCGGTCATGTGGAACTGCTCCACCCGCTTCGCCGACGGCTATCGCTACGGCTTGGGGGCGGAGGTGGGGATATCCACCAACAAGACGCACGCCCGCGGCCCGGTAGGCCTGGAGGGGCTGACCATCTACAAGTGGAAGCTCTCCGGGACTGGCCAGATAGTGGCCGATTACGTGGGCGAGAAGGGGAAGAGGTTCACGCACCGCCGGTTATCGTGAGGCCAATGAGGCTCGAATAAATAAACGGAGATGGCATGAGGGACGGGCATAGAGGCGTCGAAAGGGAGATGAATATGAGGGAGCTGAACCCCAAACGGACGGTCGTCAAGATCGGCACCAACACCATCTGCACCTCCATGGGGACGGTGGACCAGGACTATCTGGACGACGTGGCAAGGCAGGTCATGGACCTGGCCGCCAAGGGCGTACAGACCATCATCGTCACCTCCGGCGCCATCGGCTCCGGTTCCTCCGAGCTGGGCCTGAACGGAAAGCAGAAGGACGTGGCTATGAAGCAGGCCTGTGCCGCGGTGGGCCAGGCGACGCTCATGATGGCCTGGCGGGACGCCTTCAAGCGCCATGATCGCACTGTGGGGCAAGTGCTCCTTACGTATG contains:
- a CDS encoding DUF308 domain-containing protein; translated protein: MKHWSWRILFGFVAVLFGVIALAVPKMTGEAVVYVFGLLLLFSSIFMLASGLLAKDTQNRRLLMLLEGLVTLTIGLLFIFWTSASLVVMVYLLAAWMLIFGILELLVGVTLPKNIAWIFGKNSKMLLFIGGLLSVIVGVLLFAFPGDGIIAVVWVVGIYAVVIGMLNLIGGMMGATST
- a CDS encoding glutamate-5-semialdehyde dehydrogenase codes for the protein MATVREAAEKSKRASFRLQSVPLERRNEALRAIANALRSARSKIVEANRQDLKDAQAAGLASALIKRLRYDAGKVQESMQSLASLEEQEDPIGRVLSRTELDRGLVLEKVSCPIGVIGVVFESRPDALVQISSLCLKSGNAVLLKGGSEASRTNEVLTNCMSSAILTVDKRFEDAVQLLSTREEFRELLRHDDLIDLIIPRGSNELVRSIQSSTKIPVLGHAAGICHTYVDEDAELEMAMRICYDAKVQYPAVCNAMETLLVHKDIAISFLPKMAARYEEAGVELRGDDATLAIIDEKPASEEDWSAEYNDLILSVKVVSSLEAAVDHINRYGSHHTDAIITSNEGKARKFMQEVDSSSVMWNCSTRFADGYRYGLGAEVGISTNKTHARGPVGLEGLTIYKWKLSGTGQIVADYVGEKGKRFTHRRLS